The genomic stretch GGATTGTTGCTCGCCACCTAAGCCATTCGCTAATCCAGCAAAATACTCGATAACATCTGCGCCAGTGGCAATGTCAACCACACTCGCTTCTTGAATTGGTTTGCCCGTATCGCGCACTTCCAACTCTGCCAGTTCATCATTGTGATCGCGAATCAGCTGCGCCGCTTTGAGTAAGCATCGGCTGCGCTCGGCAGCGCTCATAGATGACCACACAGAAAAGCCAAGCTTCGCGCTCTCGATGGCGTCAGCTAACACCCTTTCGTCGGCTTGCTCGATGTGCGCTAACACTTCTCCGGTTGCTGGATTTAAGGTCGCAAAAGATTCGCCAGTCTCACCAACGAAAGGCTCCCCTCCAATGTAATGTGCTGTAACTTCCATCTGAAATTTGACTCTAGGTTATTGTTGTGAATAAAACGTGAGCTGTTTTTCTAAATAATCGTTAATAATGATGCGCGCTTTATCCGCATTAATACCTTCAGGATTAAGCGCTCCACGCAGCCAGATCCCGTCGATAAGCGCGGCAATGCCTTGGGCGACAATGTCGGCTTGCTCTTTGCTCATCAACGCTTTGAGTTCTCGCTTTAAATGTGAAAGCAAGCGCTTTTCATTAACGCGCTGTAAACGCTTTAACGCTTCGTCATGCATGGAATAAGACCAAAACGCCAACCATGTTTTGATCACCTTGCTTTCAGATTGAAAGCCAACGAAATTAGCATCCAATATCGCGTTGATTCTCTGCATATGCGCCTGCTTCGGTAGTGAATTCAAGCGTTTTGTTGCATCACAAGATAGCTGCCTCAAAATATCGCGCATCGTTTCTTCAAGCAGTCCATGCTTACCACCAAAGTAGTGGTTGATGATGCCACTAGAGACACCAGCCTCTTGGCTAATCAAAGAAACACTGGCTCCGTGCAAGCCCACACGGTCAATGACCGTCATGGTCGCACTCACTAATTGTGGCCTGCGAATCTTTGGCATTCCTACCTTGGGCATCCGTGCTCCTTTTTTTATTTGAACGATTAGTTAAATTAAAATGGCACAAAAATAATTAGATCTCAAACCATAAAGCCACTTTTACCGTCGATCATAAAGCTCAATCACCCAACAAACCCATACACAATTCAACACATCCAACGCCACTCGCGCACAAAAACCAAACAAAAATGAAATTCTTAACACATTGTTTTTAAAGGAAAGCAGCTAAACCTAGTAACAAAACACGATAATTAACACCCAATTCACCAATTAACCTCTATTTGTTAACAAATAAAAAATTAAAAGAAATTTACTTAGACATCGAATCATTTAACGTTTTAGAATTGCCCTCTCTTAACTGAGTGAGAGATGGAGTATTGGATGGTGGGCGAAAGCAGTTCTGTGCATTCTGTTTTTCGTTATTCACACTCCGAACCGCTATTCGCACAACATACCTAAAGGTGGAGCCGTCCTTCTATGCGAGTTTTATTCATGTTTATGATGCTAATCAGCATCAACTTGCCCGCACAGGCCGAGCAGCAAACGTATTCCGACAGTGAGTTGCTCGATAGGCCATTAATGGAGAGATACATCCTTGATGAGCTCAAATCGCTAAGACAAGATCAACAAGACTTAGAAAAGCGATTAACCGTTCAGTTTACGGAGCGCGAACTCTCGGTAGCCGATAAGTCACTAAACTATGCCAATGTGACAGTGACTTACTTCTTCTACATCATTGCCGGTGTTGCTTCTCTTGTCGCCTTTGTTGGCTGGCAATCATTAAGGGAGTTAAAAAACAACACCAAAGCAATGGCCGATAAAAGGCTAGAAACCATTGCAGAGAAGTATGAGAAGAAGTTCATTGCGTTAGAAAGAGATTTGAAACGCAAAACACGCATCATCAGTGAAAACAACCGGGAGATCGAAATCATCAATGAGATTCATAATCTCTGGTTGAGAGCGCAAAGTATGCCAACCGCTGAGCAGCGTATTGATGTGTACGATGAGATTCTGGCGATAAGGCCGGG from Vibrio vulnificus NBRC 15645 = ATCC 27562 encodes the following:
- the betI gene encoding transcriptional regulator BetI produces the protein MPKVGMPKIRRPQLVSATMTVIDRVGLHGASVSLISQEAGVSSGIINHYFGGKHGLLEETMRDILRQLSCDATKRLNSLPKQAHMQRINAILDANFVGFQSESKVIKTWLAFWSYSMHDEALKRLQRVNEKRLLSHLKRELKALMSKEQADIVAQGIAALIDGIWLRGALNPEGINADKARIIINDYLEKQLTFYSQQ
- a CDS encoding tetratricopeptide repeat protein codes for the protein MFMMLISINLPAQAEQQTYSDSELLDRPLMERYILDELKSLRQDQQDLEKRLTVQFTERELSVADKSLNYANVTVTYFFYIIAGVASLVAFVGWQSLRELKNNTKAMADKRLETIAEKYEKKFIALERDLKRKTRIISENNREIEIINEIHNLWLRAQSMPTAEQRIDVYDEILAIRPGDLEAVTYKADAAMEIKEYNWALSLCNRVLDMDSSNAPALYQRACAYSRLGLEEQSIEDLERAIEASPSIRDLIANEPDLEPLHGNPSFDRMLTKGQES